A window from Citrobacter amalonaticus encodes these proteins:
- a CDS encoding electron transfer flavoprotein FixA: MKIITCYKCVPDEQDIVVNHADGSLDFSKADGKISQYDLNAIEAACQLKQQTSDAQVIALSVGGKALTNAKGRKDVLSRGPDELVVVIDDRFEQALPQQTAAALAAAAQKSGFDLILCGDGSSDLYAQQVSLLVGETLNIPAINGVSKILSLTESTLTVERELEDEIETLSIPLPAVVAVSTDINSPQIPSMKAILGAAKKPVQVWSAADIGFSAGDAWSTQTVAAPKQRERQRIVIEGDGEEQIAAFADSLRKIIN; this comes from the coding sequence ATGAAGATAATTACTTGCTACAAGTGCGTACCTGATGAACAGGATATTGTCGTCAATCACGCAGATGGTTCATTAGATTTCAGCAAAGCAGATGGCAAAATCAGCCAGTACGACCTGAATGCGATTGAAGCGGCCTGCCAACTGAAACAGCAGACCAGCGACGCGCAGGTGATCGCCCTGAGCGTGGGCGGCAAGGCGTTAACCAACGCGAAAGGGCGTAAGGATGTCCTCTCCCGCGGCCCGGACGAACTGGTGGTCGTCATTGACGATCGGTTCGAGCAGGCATTGCCACAGCAAACCGCCGCAGCGCTGGCTGCTGCCGCGCAAAAGTCGGGTTTTGATCTGATTCTCTGCGGCGATGGTTCCTCCGATCTCTACGCCCAGCAGGTCAGCCTGCTGGTAGGCGAAACGCTGAACATTCCCGCCATCAACGGCGTGAGCAAGATCCTCTCACTGACGGAAAGTACGCTGACCGTTGAACGTGAACTGGAAGATGAAATTGAAACGCTGAGCATTCCGCTGCCGGCGGTCGTGGCCGTTTCCACCGATATTAACTCTCCACAAATACCATCGATGAAAGCCATTCTGGGGGCGGCGAAAAAACCGGTTCAGGTCTGGTCAGCGGCGGACATTGGCTTTAGCGCCGGGGATGCCTGGTCCACGCAAACGGTGGCCGCACCGAAACAACGTGAGCGCCAGCGCATTGTGATTGAAGGCGATGGTGAAGAACAGATCGCTGCGTTTGCCGATAGTCTGCGCAAAATCATTAATTAA
- a CDS encoding electron transfer flavoprotein subunit alpha/FixB family protein, with the protein MSKFSSVWVFSDTVSRLPELMSGAQILGEQINAFVQSADEATTAIQLGAHHVWQLSGKPDDRMVEDYADVMAQTVRHQGDSGLLLLPNTRRGKLLAAKLGYRLAAAVSNDASTVTQQDGRATVKHMVYGGLAMGEETLSTPFAVLTLSSGTFEAQQPDATRSGETHSVAWQAPEITVTRTATQPRQSNSVDLDKARLVVSVGRGIGSKENISLAQALCQAIGAELACSRPVAENEKWMEHERYVGISNLMLKPELYLAVGISGQIQHMVGANGAQTIFAINKDKNAPIFQYADYGIVGDALKILPALTTALAR; encoded by the coding sequence ATGAGCAAGTTTTCCAGCGTCTGGGTATTCAGCGATACCGTGTCTCGCCTGCCGGAACTGATGAGCGGCGCGCAGATTTTAGGTGAACAGATTAACGCATTTGTGCAAAGCGCCGATGAGGCGACCACGGCCATTCAGTTGGGCGCACATCACGTCTGGCAACTGAGCGGCAAGCCGGACGATCGTATGGTGGAAGATTATGCGGACGTGATGGCACAGACCGTTCGTCATCAGGGTGATTCTGGCCTGTTGCTGCTGCCCAACACCCGTCGCGGCAAACTGCTGGCGGCAAAACTGGGCTATCGCCTTGCCGCAGCGGTTTCTAATGATGCCAGCACCGTGACGCAGCAGGATGGCCGGGCGACGGTCAAACACATGGTGTATGGCGGCCTGGCGATGGGCGAAGAGACGCTCTCCACGCCGTTTGCGGTACTGACGCTCAGCAGCGGCACTTTTGAGGCGCAACAGCCTGATGCGACCCGCAGCGGCGAGACGCACAGCGTAGCCTGGCAGGCGCCGGAAATTACCGTCACGCGCACTGCCACGCAGCCACGTCAGAGTAACAGCGTTGATCTCGATAAAGCCCGGCTGGTGGTCAGCGTGGGACGCGGTATCGGCAGCAAAGAGAATATCTCACTGGCGCAAGCGCTGTGTCAGGCCATTGGCGCGGAGCTGGCCTGCTCGCGTCCGGTCGCCGAAAACGAGAAGTGGATGGAGCATGAGCGCTATGTCGGGATCTCGAATCTGATGCTCAAGCCGGAATTGTACCTGGCGGTGGGGATCTCCGGGCAGATCCAGCACATGGTGGGGGCAAACGGCGCGCAGACTATTTTTGCCATCAACAAAGACAAAAATGCGCCGATATTTCAGTACGCGGATTACGGCATTGTCGGCGATGCGCTGAAAATCCTGCCCGCGCTGACGACCGCACTGGCACGCTAA
- a CDS encoding FAD-dependent oxidoreductase, whose translation MSEDIFDAIIVGAGLAGSVAALVLAREGAQVLVIERGNSAGAKNVTGGRIYAHSLERILPGFAQQAPVERVITHEKLAFMTDNGAMTVDYLNGEKAGPSQVSYSVLRSKFDAWLMEQAEEAGAQLITGIRVDNVVQRDGKVVGVEADGDIIESKVVILADGVNSLLAEKLGMAKRVEASHVAVGVKELIELPKSVIEDRFQLQGNEGAACLFAGSPTDGLMGGGFLYTNENTLSLGLVCGLHHLKEAKKSVPQMLEDFKQHPAVAPLIAGGKLVEYAAHVVPEAGMNMQPELVGDGVLIAGDAAGMCMNLGFTIRGMDLAVAAGEAAAKTVLSAMQSNDFSRQGLAEYRQHLDNGPMRDMRMYQRLPAFLDNPRMFTRYPEMVVGIARDLFTVDGSAPVPMRKTILRHAKKVGFINLMKDGIKGVTVL comes from the coding sequence ATGTCCGAAGATATCTTTGATGCCATCATCGTGGGCGCGGGGCTTGCCGGTTCCGTCGCCGCCCTGGTGCTCGCCCGCGAAGGGGCCCAGGTGTTGGTTATCGAGCGCGGAAATTCCGCTGGCGCGAAGAATGTCACCGGTGGGCGCATCTATGCTCACAGTCTGGAGCGCATTCTTCCAGGCTTTGCTCAGCAGGCCCCTGTTGAACGGGTCATTACCCATGAAAAACTCGCCTTTATGACCGATAACGGGGCGATGACCGTGGACTATCTCAACGGTGAAAAGGCTGGCCCGTCGCAGGTCTCTTATTCGGTGTTGCGCAGTAAATTTGACGCCTGGCTGATGGAGCAGGCGGAAGAGGCGGGCGCGCAGTTGATCACCGGGATCCGCGTGGATAACGTCGTGCAGCGCGATGGCAAAGTCGTTGGTGTAGAAGCGGACGGCGACATCATCGAATCGAAAGTGGTGATCCTCGCCGATGGCGTTAACTCCCTGCTGGCGGAAAAACTGGGAATGGCAAAACGCGTTGAGGCCTCGCACGTGGCGGTCGGCGTGAAAGAGCTGATCGAACTGCCGAAATCGGTGATTGAAGATCGCTTCCAGTTGCAGGGTAACGAAGGGGCGGCCTGTCTGTTCGCGGGATCGCCCACGGATGGCCTGATGGGCGGTGGCTTCCTGTATACCAACGAAAACACCCTGTCACTGGGGCTGGTATGCGGGCTTCATCATCTGAAAGAGGCGAAAAAATCGGTCCCGCAAATGCTGGAAGATTTTAAACAGCATCCGGCCGTTGCCCCGCTGATCGCGGGTGGCAAGCTGGTGGAGTACGCGGCACACGTGGTGCCGGAAGCAGGGATGAACATGCAGCCTGAGCTGGTGGGCGACGGCGTGCTGATTGCGGGCGACGCGGCGGGTATGTGTATGAATCTCGGCTTCACGATTCGCGGGATGGATCTCGCGGTGGCAGCAGGTGAAGCGGCGGCGAAAACGGTGCTTTCCGCCATGCAAAGCAACGACTTTAGCCGTCAGGGGCTGGCGGAATATCGCCAGCATCTCGACAACGGTCCGATGCGCGATATGCGTATGTACCAGCGGTTGCCGGCGTTCCTCGATAACCCGCGCATGTTCACCCGCTACCCGGAAATGGTTGTTGGTATCGCCCGTGACCTCTTTACCGTCGATGGTAGTGCGCCGGTGCCGATGCGTAAGACGATCCTGCGCCATGCGAAGAAAGTGGGCTTCATCAACCTGATGAAGGATGGCATTAAAGGAGTGACCGTATTATGA
- the fixX gene encoding ferredoxin-like protein FixX, whose product MTSPVNVDVKLGVNKFNVDEEHPHIIMKTAPDKQVLEVLIKACPAGLYKKQDDGSVRFDYAGCLECGTCRILGLDTALEKWEYPRGTFGVEFRYG is encoded by the coding sequence ATGACTTCTCCCGTCAACGTAGACGTCAAGCTGGGCGTCAACAAATTCAATGTCGATGAAGAGCATCCGCACATCATCATGAAAACCGCGCCGGATAAGCAGGTGCTGGAAGTGTTGATCAAAGCCTGTCCGGCCGGGTTATACAAAAAGCAGGATGACGGCAGCGTGCGCTTTGATTATGCCGGATGCCTGGAGTGCGGAACGTGTCGAATTCTCGGACTTGATACGGCGCTGGAAAAATGGGAGTACCCACGCGGTACCTTTGGCGTGGAGTTTCGTTACGGTTAA
- a CDS encoding MFS transporter — protein sequence MQQPRNFDDIQFSSIHRRIMLWGSGGPFLDGYVLVMIGVALEQLTPALKLDAEWIGLLGAGTLAGLFVGTSLFGYISDKVGRRKMFLIDIIAIGVISVATMFVSSPVELLVMRVLIGVVIGADYPIATSMITEFSSTRQRAFSISFIAAMWYVGATCADLVGYWLYDVEGGWRWMLGSAAIPCLLILIGRFDLPESPRWLLRKGRVKECEAMMIKLFGEPVAFDEDTAQETRFLQLFNRRHFPFVLFVAAIWTCQVIPMFAIYTFGPQIVGLLGLGAGKSAALGNVVISLFFMLGCIPPMFWLNSAGRRPLLIGSFVMMTLALAVLGLIPEMGIWLVVTAFAVYAFFSGGPGNLQWLYPNELFPTDIRASAVGVIMSLSRIGTILSTWALPIFITKYGISQVMLMGAGISLVGLLVSIAFAPETRGLTLAQTSTMTIRRKPLC from the coding sequence ATGCAACAGCCCAGGAACTTTGATGACATCCAGTTCTCCTCTATTCACCGCAGAATCATGCTGTGGGGAAGCGGTGGACCGTTTCTGGACGGTTATGTGCTGGTGATGATTGGCGTCGCGCTGGAACAGCTCACGCCTGCGCTGAAGCTGGATGCTGAGTGGATTGGCCTGTTGGGCGCGGGGACGCTGGCCGGGCTGTTTGTCGGCACCTCTTTGTTTGGTTATATCTCGGACAAAGTGGGGCGGCGCAAAATGTTTCTTATCGATATCATCGCTATTGGGGTGATATCGGTGGCCACTATGTTTGTCTCATCTCCGGTTGAACTGTTGGTGATGCGGGTGCTGATTGGCGTGGTGATTGGTGCGGATTATCCCATTGCCACCTCGATGATCACCGAATTTTCCAGTACCCGCCAACGTGCCTTCTCTATAAGCTTTATTGCGGCGATGTGGTACGTCGGCGCGACCTGCGCCGATCTGGTTGGTTACTGGCTCTATGACGTCGAGGGCGGCTGGCGCTGGATGCTGGGCAGCGCGGCGATCCCTTGCCTGTTGATCCTGATTGGTCGCTTCGATCTGCCCGAGTCTCCGCGCTGGCTGTTGCGTAAAGGCCGGGTCAAAGAGTGTGAAGCGATGATGATCAAGCTGTTCGGCGAGCCGGTTGCGTTCGATGAAGACACAGCGCAGGAGACGCGCTTTTTACAATTGTTTAATCGTCGCCACTTCCCGTTTGTGCTGTTTGTCGCCGCGATCTGGACCTGTCAGGTGATCCCGATGTTTGCCATTTACACCTTTGGTCCGCAGATCGTCGGCCTGTTGGGACTGGGGGCCGGGAAGAGCGCAGCGCTGGGGAATGTGGTGATCAGCCTGTTCTTTATGCTGGGCTGTATTCCGCCAATGTTCTGGCTGAACAGCGCGGGGCGGAGGCCGCTGCTGATTGGCAGCTTCGTGATGATGACGCTGGCGTTGGCGGTGCTGGGGCTGATCCCGGAAATGGGGATCTGGCTGGTGGTGACGGCATTCGCGGTGTACGCCTTTTTCTCTGGCGGACCGGGGAATTTGCAATGGCTCTATCCCAATGAACTGTTCCCGACCGACATCCGCGCCTCCGCAGTGGGGGTTATCATGTCGTTGAGTCGTATCGGTACCATCCTCTCGACCTGGGCGCTGCCTATTTTCATTACTAAATATGGTATTAGTCAGGTGATGCTGATGGGGGCGGGGATCTCGTTGGTCGGGTTGCTGGTCTCCATTGCCTTCGCGCCAGAAACGCGCGGTCTGACGCTTGCCCAGACCAGTACGATGACGATTCGCAGGAAACCGTTGTGTTAA
- a CDS encoding YgdI/YgdR family lipoprotein: MQKKLLIASLFAAATVFTLAGCSSNQAVRTTDGRTIVTDGKPQVDDDTGLVSYKNAETGQTEQINRDQVKNMSELDN, translated from the coding sequence ATGCAAAAGAAACTATTAATCGCTTCCCTTTTCGCCGCAGCAACCGTCTTTACTCTCGCAGGCTGCTCCTCGAACCAGGCTGTGCGTACGACCGATGGCCGAACCATTGTCACCGACGGTAAACCGCAGGTAGACGATGACACGGGCCTGGTCTCCTACAAAAATGCCGAAACGGGTCAGACGGAGCAAATTAACCGCGATCAGGTGAAAAATATGAGCGAGCTGGATAACTAG
- the kefF gene encoding glutathione-regulated potassium-efflux system oxidoreductase KefF encodes MILIIYAHPYPQHSHANKRMLEQARTLEGVEVRSLYELYPDFNIDIAAEQEALSRADLIVWQHPMQWYSVPPLLKLWMDKVLSHGWAYGHGGTALRGKQVMWAVTTGGGDNHFDIGSHPGFDVLSQPLQATAIYCGLNWLAPFAMHCTFICDDETLQAQARHYKQRLMAWQEAHNG; translated from the coding sequence ATGATTCTTATCATTTATGCGCATCCTTATCCGCAGCATTCGCATGCGAATAAACGGATGCTTGAGCAGGCAAGGACGCTGGAAGGCGTCGAAGTTCGTTCTCTCTATGAACTCTACCCTGATTTCAATATTGATATCGCTGCGGAACAAGAGGCGCTTTCTCGCGCTGACCTGATCGTCTGGCAGCATCCCATGCAATGGTACAGCGTTCCCCCCCTACTCAAACTGTGGATGGATAAAGTGCTTTCCCACGGCTGGGCCTATGGTCACGGCGGGACCGCGCTGCGCGGTAAGCAGGTCATGTGGGCGGTGACTACTGGCGGCGGCGATAATCACTTCGATATCGGCTCGCATCCGGGGTTTGACGTACTCTCACAGCCGCTCCAGGCGACAGCCATCTACTGCGGGCTCAACTGGCTTGCGCCGTTTGCAATGCACTGTACGTTTATTTGCGACGACGAAACGCTGCAGGCGCAGGCGCGTCATTACAAGCAACGACTGATGGCATGGCAGGAGGCGCACAATGGATAG
- the kefC gene encoding glutathione-regulated potassium-efflux system protein KefC, translating to MDSHTLIQALIYLGSAALIVPIAVRLGLGSVLGYLIAGCIIGPWGLRLVTDAESILHFAEIGVVLMLFVIGLELDPQRLWKLRASVFGGGALQMVVCGGLIGLFCMFLGLRWQVAELIGMTLALSSTAIAMQAMNERNLTVSQMGRSTFAVLLFQDIAAIPLVAMIPLLATSGASTTLGAFALSALKVAGALVLVVLLGRYVTRPALRFVARSGLREVFSAVALFLVFGFGLLLEEVGLSMAMGAFLAGVLLASSEYRHALESDIEPFKGLLLGLFFIGVGMSIDFGTLIDNPLRIIILLVGFLVIKTGMLWLIARPLQVPNKQRRWFAVLLGQGSEFAFVVFGAAQMANVLDPQWAKALTLAVALSMAATPIFLVILTRMEKSASGEEREADEIDEEQPRVIIAGFGRFGQITGRLLLSSGVKMVVLDHDPDHIETLRKFGMKVFYGDATRMDLLESAGAAKAEVLINAIDDPQTNLELTEMVKDHFPNLQIIARARDVDHYIRLRQAGVEQPERETFEGALKTGRLALESLGLGRYEARERADLFRRFNTQMVEEMAKGEDDATSRAAVYKRTSAMLSEIITEDREHLSLIQRHGWQGTEEGKHTGDVADEPEVKPST from the coding sequence ATGGATAGCCATACGCTCATACAGGCGCTGATTTATCTTGGGTCGGCGGCGCTCATCGTGCCGATTGCCGTCCGGTTGGGCTTAGGCTCGGTGCTGGGTTATCTCATTGCGGGGTGCATCATCGGCCCCTGGGGGTTACGTCTGGTGACCGATGCCGAATCTATTCTGCACTTTGCTGAAATCGGCGTGGTGCTGATGCTGTTTGTCATTGGCCTGGAGCTTGATCCCCAGCGGCTATGGAAACTGCGCGCTTCAGTGTTTGGCGGCGGCGCGCTACAGATGGTGGTCTGCGGCGGCCTGATTGGTCTGTTTTGTATGTTCCTCGGTCTGCGCTGGCAGGTGGCGGAACTGATTGGTATGACGCTGGCGCTCTCCTCCACGGCGATAGCTATGCAGGCGATGAATGAGCGCAACCTGACCGTTTCGCAGATGGGACGCAGCACCTTTGCTGTGCTGCTGTTCCAGGACATCGCGGCGATTCCGCTGGTGGCAATGATTCCGCTACTGGCGACCAGCGGGGCGTCAACCACGCTTGGCGCATTCGCGCTGTCGGCACTGAAAGTGGCTGGTGCGTTAGTCCTGGTGGTACTGCTGGGGCGCTATGTGACCCGCCCGGCGCTGCGTTTCGTTGCGCGTTCTGGCCTGCGCGAAGTCTTCAGCGCCGTGGCGCTGTTTCTGGTCTTTGGCTTCGGGCTGTTGCTTGAAGAAGTTGGGCTGTCGATGGCGATGGGGGCGTTCCTGGCTGGCGTATTGCTGGCAAGCTCTGAGTATCGCCACGCGCTGGAAAGCGACATAGAGCCGTTTAAGGGGCTGCTGCTGGGGCTGTTTTTCATCGGTGTCGGCATGTCTATCGACTTCGGGACGCTTATCGATAATCCGCTCCGTATCATCATTCTGCTGGTCGGTTTCCTGGTGATTAAAACCGGGATGCTATGGCTGATTGCCCGTCCTTTACAGGTGCCGAATAAGCAGCGCCGCTGGTTTGCGGTACTCCTCGGACAGGGCAGTGAGTTCGCGTTTGTGGTCTTTGGCGCGGCGCAGATGGCGAACGTGCTCGATCCACAATGGGCGAAGGCGCTGACGCTGGCGGTGGCACTGTCGATGGCCGCGACGCCGATTTTCCTGGTCATCCTTACGCGAATGGAGAAATCCGCTTCCGGTGAAGAGCGGGAAGCCGATGAAATTGATGAAGAACAGCCGCGGGTGATTATTGCCGGATTTGGCCGCTTCGGGCAGATCACCGGTCGTTTACTGCTCTCCAGCGGTGTGAAGATGGTCGTTCTCGATCACGATCCGGACCACATCGAGACGCTGCGTAAATTTGGCATGAAGGTGTTCTACGGTGATGCGACGCGGATGGACCTGCTGGAGTCCGCCGGGGCGGCGAAAGCGGAAGTGCTGATCAATGCCATTGACGATCCGCAAACCAACCTGGAGCTGACGGAGATGGTAAAAGACCATTTCCCGAACCTGCAAATTATTGCCCGGGCACGCGATGTCGATCATTACATTCGGTTGCGCCAGGCGGGCGTCGAGCAACCAGAACGTGAAACGTTTGAAGGCGCGCTTAAAACCGGGCGTCTGGCGCTGGAAAGTCTTGGGCTTGGCCGCTATGAAGCGCGTGAACGTGCGGACCTGTTCCGTCGCTTTAATACGCAAATGGTAGAAGAGATGGCGAAAGGTGAAGATGATGCCACCTCCCGTGCGGCAGTCTATAAACGGACCAGCGCGATGCTGAGCGAAATCATCACCGAGGATCGCGAACATCTGTCGTTGATTCAGCGTCATGGCTGGCAGGGGACTGAGGAAGGCAAACACACGGGAGACGTTGCCGATGAGCCAGAAGTTAAACCGTCAACCTAA
- the folA gene encoding type 3 dihydrofolate reductase: MISLIAALAVDRVIGMENAMPWNLPADLAWFKRNTLNKPVVMGRHTWESIGRPLPGRKNIVISSQPGTDDRVQWVKSVDEAITACGDAPEIMVIGGGRVYEQFLPKAQKLYLTHIDAEVEGDTHFPDYEPDDWESVFSEFHDADGQNSHSYCFEILERR; this comes from the coding sequence ATGATCAGTCTGATTGCTGCGTTAGCGGTAGATCGCGTTATTGGCATGGAAAACGCCATGCCGTGGAATCTGCCTGCGGATCTCGCCTGGTTTAAACGTAATACGTTAAATAAACCTGTCGTTATGGGACGCCATACCTGGGAATCCATCGGCCGACCGTTGCCGGGACGTAAGAACATCGTCATCAGCAGCCAGCCGGGTACTGACGATCGCGTGCAGTGGGTGAAATCGGTTGATGAAGCGATTACCGCCTGTGGTGATGCACCAGAAATTATGGTGATTGGCGGTGGTCGTGTGTACGAGCAGTTCCTGCCTAAAGCGCAGAAACTGTATCTGACGCACATTGATGCGGAAGTGGAAGGGGATACGCATTTCCCGGACTACGAGCCGGACGACTGGGAATCGGTGTTCAGCGAGTTTCACGACGCTGACGGGCAGAATTCACACAGCTATTGCTTCGAAATTCTGGAACGTCGCTAA
- the apaH gene encoding bis(5'-nucleosyl)-tetraphosphatase (symmetrical) ApaH produces MATYLIGDVHGCYDELIALLQQVNFTPESDTLWLTGDLVARGPGSLDVLRYVKSLGDCVRLVLGNHDLHLLAVFAGISRNKPKDRLSPLLEAPDADELLNWLRRQPLLQIDEEKKLVMAHAGITPQWDLQTAKDCARDVEAVLSSDSYPFFLDAMYGDMPNNWTPELTGLARLRFITNAFTRMRYCFPNGQLDMYSKESPEDAPAPLKPWFAIPGPVSEAYSIAFGHWASLEGKGTPEGIYALDTGCCWGGNLTCLRWEDKQYFVQPSNRQMDLNEGEAVNA; encoded by the coding sequence ATGGCAACATACCTTATTGGCGACGTTCACGGTTGCTACGACGAACTGATCGCATTGCTACAACAAGTCAATTTTACCCCTGAAAGCGATACCCTGTGGCTGACGGGGGATCTGGTTGCTCGTGGCCCAGGTTCACTGGACGTGCTGCGTTATGTGAAATCACTCGGTGACTGCGTGCGCCTGGTGCTGGGTAATCACGACCTGCATCTGCTGGCGGTCTTCGCCGGTATCAGTCGTAACAAACCGAAAGACCGCCTGAGTCCGCTGCTGGAAGCGCCGGACGCAGACGAACTGCTCAACTGGCTGCGTCGCCAACCGCTGTTGCAGATAGATGAAGAGAAAAAACTGGTGATGGCGCATGCGGGTATCACACCGCAGTGGGATTTGCAGACTGCCAAAGACTGCGCGCGCGATGTTGAAGCGGTGCTGTCGAGTGACTCTTACCCCTTCTTCCTCGACGCCATGTATGGCGACATGCCAAATAACTGGACGCCGGAACTGACCGGACTGGCACGCCTGCGCTTTATCACCAACGCCTTTACCCGGATGCGTTACTGCTTCCCGAACGGGCAACTGGATATGTACAGCAAAGAGTCCCCGGAGGATGCCCCGGCACCGTTGAAACCGTGGTTTGCCATTCCCGGACCGGTCAGCGAAGCCTACAGCATTGCGTTTGGTCACTGGGCGTCTCTGGAAGGAAAAGGAACGCCGGAGGGAATCTATGCGCTGGATACCGGGTGCTGCTGGGGAGGAAATTTAACCTGCCTGCGCTGGGAAGATAAGCAGTACTTTGTGCAGCCGTCAAACCGGCAGATGGATCTGAATGAAGGCGAAGCCGTTAACGCCTGA
- the apaG gene encoding Co2+/Mg2+ efflux protein ApaG: MINSPRVCIQVQSVYIEAQSSPEDDRYVFAYTVTIRNLGRAPVQLLGRYWLITNGHGRETEVQGEGVVGVQPHIEPGEEYQYTSGAVIETPLGTMQGHYEMIDENGVAFTIDIPVFRLAVSTLIH; encoded by the coding sequence ATGATCAATTCGCCCCGAGTGTGTATTCAGGTCCAAAGCGTCTATATCGAGGCGCAATCCTCACCTGAAGATGACCGTTACGTTTTTGCCTACACCGTAACCATCCGCAATCTGGGGCGAGCGCCCGTGCAGCTACTGGGACGCTATTGGTTGATCACCAACGGTCATGGCCGAGAAACTGAAGTCCAGGGAGAAGGTGTGGTTGGCGTTCAGCCGCACATTGAGCCTGGCGAAGAGTACCAGTACACCAGCGGCGCTGTTATCGAAACGCCGCTGGGCACGATGCAGGGTCATTACGAAATGATTGATGAGAACGGCGTCGCCTTTACCATCGATATTCCGGTTTTCCGACTCGCCGTTTCCACTCTCATTCACTAA
- the rsmA gene encoding 16S rRNA (adenine(1518)-N(6)/adenine(1519)-N(6))-dimethyltransferase RsmA — protein sequence MNNRVHQGHLARKRFGQNFLNDQFVIDSIVSAINPQKGQAMVEIGPGLAALTEPVGERLDALTVIELDRDLAARLQTHPFLGPKLTIYQQDAMTMNFGELSEKMGQPLRVFGNLPYNISTPLMFHLFSYTDAIADMHFMLQKEVVNRLVAGPNSKAYGRLSVMAQYYCNVIPVLEVPPSAFTPPPKVDSAVVRLVPHTTMPYPVNDIRLLSRITTEAFNQRRKTIRNSLGNLFSVEVLTELGIDPAMRAENISVAQYCQMANYLSEHAPSKES from the coding sequence ATGAATAATCGAGTCCATCAGGGCCACTTAGCCCGTAAACGCTTCGGGCAAAACTTCCTCAACGATCAGTTTGTGATCGACAGCATTGTCTCCGCCATTAACCCGCAGAAGGGTCAGGCGATGGTCGAAATCGGCCCCGGTCTGGCTGCGTTGACGGAGCCGGTTGGCGAACGTCTGGATGCGCTGACGGTCATTGAACTGGACCGCGATCTGGCCGCGCGTCTGCAAACGCATCCCTTCCTGGGCCCCAAGCTGACTATCTATCAGCAGGACGCCATGACCATGAATTTCGGCGAATTGTCTGAAAAGATGGGTCAACCGCTACGCGTGTTCGGTAACCTGCCTTATAACATCTCTACGCCGCTGATGTTCCACCTGTTTAGCTATACTGATGCCATTGCCGATATGCACTTTATGTTGCAAAAAGAGGTGGTGAATCGTCTGGTTGCAGGACCAAACAGTAAGGCGTATGGTCGCTTAAGCGTCATGGCGCAATATTATTGCAACGTGATCCCGGTGCTTGAAGTGCCGCCGTCCGCCTTCACGCCGCCGCCAAAAGTCGATTCCGCCGTGGTGCGCCTGGTGCCGCACACTACGATGCCCTATCCGGTCAACGATATTCGCCTGTTGAGCCGCATCACCACAGAAGCGTTCAACCAGCGCCGTAAAACGATTCGTAACAGCCTCGGCAATCTGTTCAGCGTTGAGGTCTTGACGGAACTGGGTATTGACCCGGCAATGCGAGCGGAAAATATCTCTGTCGCGCAGTACTGCCAGATGGCGAACTATCTGTCAGAACACGCGCCATCGAAGGAGAGTTAA